One window of the Archangium primigenium genome contains the following:
- a CDS encoding DUF790 family protein → MLTRELLLFRTRDAKLRPTFVKREEPALLALARELLASVEAGLGQSRDEVEEALGLRAGAHTRPKVARGLVKLLVDRMRFEEPGEGASEARAVLFQQAARVRRALPPDARVEDYEARLAEALAQPLPALRESLYADLPGHRRLLGWDALSPAELIDRYNLALAQGPLMDARRLTLRALAPELLRVRKVLRWLKFCRLVAEVRREGEDWVLEVEGPGAMLSLQKKYGLQLASFLSVVPVLRYWRLSAPLHQARREATLILDEKDPLVSPHGAALGHIPPEVASLAEGFDDAEWELDLLPLPRHTGATGLCVPDVTFRHRQTRREVALELFHAWHAGPLARRLEELRSRPDEGLLLGVDRALAKSTPEREALEAHPQVVLFHGFPSAKRLRARLTP, encoded by the coding sequence ATGCTGACGCGCGAGCTGCTGCTCTTCCGCACGCGGGACGCCAAGCTGCGCCCCACCTTCGTCAAGCGCGAGGAGCCCGCCCTGCTCGCGCTCGCCAGGGAGCTGCTCGCCAGCGTGGAGGCGGGCCTCGGCCAGTCGCGCGACGAGGTGGAGGAGGCGCTGGGGCTGCGCGCGGGCGCCCACACGCGGCCCAAGGTGGCCCGGGGGCTGGTGAAGCTGCTCGTGGACCGGATGCGCTTCGAGGAGCCCGGCGAGGGCGCCAGCGAGGCGCGCGCGGTGCTCTTCCAGCAGGCGGCGCGGGTGCGGCGCGCGCTGCCTCCCGACGCGCGCGTGGAGGACTACGAGGCCCGGCTCGCCGAGGCCCTCGCCCAGCCCCTGCCCGCCCTGCGCGAGTCCCTGTATGCCGACCTCCCAGGTCACCGGCGGCTGCTCGGCTGGGACGCGCTCTCGCCCGCGGAGCTCATCGATCGCTACAACCTCGCCTTGGCCCAGGGGCCGCTGATGGACGCGCGCCGGCTGACGCTCCGGGCGCTCGCGCCCGAGCTGCTCCGGGTGCGCAAGGTGCTGCGCTGGCTCAAGTTCTGCCGGCTCGTCGCCGAGGTGCGCCGCGAGGGCGAGGACTGGGTGCTGGAGGTGGAGGGGCCGGGCGCCATGCTCTCGCTGCAGAAGAAGTACGGCCTGCAGCTGGCCAGCTTCCTCTCGGTGGTGCCCGTCTTGCGCTACTGGCGACTGTCCGCCCCGCTCCACCAGGCGCGCCGCGAGGCGACCCTGATTCTGGACGAGAAGGATCCCCTGGTGTCACCTCATGGGGCCGCGCTGGGCCACATCCCCCCCGAGGTGGCGTCGCTGGCGGAGGGCTTCGATGACGCGGAGTGGGAGCTGGATCTCTTGCCACTGCCCCGACACACGGGGGCCACCGGCTTGTGCGTGCCCGACGTGACGTTCCGCCACCGCCAGACGCGCCGCGAGGTGGCGCTGGAGCTCTTCCACGCGTGGCACGCGGGGCCCCTGGCGCGTCGGCTCGAGGAGCTGCGCTCGCGGCCGGATGAAGGCTTGTTGTTGGGAGTGGATCGGGCGCTGGCCAAGAGCACCCCGGAGCGTGAGGCACTGGAGGCACACCCGCAGGTGGTGCTCTTCCACGGTTTTCCATCGGCGAAGCGGCTGCGCGCGAGGCTCACCCCGTGA
- a CDS encoding DEAD/DEAH box helicase family protein, whose product MATELHFDCGTLVAPTLPDDGALRGLFQRDARTGVYRTEARHYRDVVLRLRALEAPYEDRARRFEPLEVALTAPVEPYPHQQAALEAWSQAGGRGLVELPTGAGKTLLAVLAIARIQRPTLVVVPTLDLMTQWQGVLSRHLGVPVGMLGGGVSDRRPITVTTYDSAAMQTEFHGNHFGLLVCDECHHLPAPSYRFIAEGSLAPYRLGLTATLERTDGGERVCEELLGPLVHRTDIRELQGRYLAPYEVRRIEVPLTAEEQPRYDEARARYLAFIRARGIRFDVPEGWARFLAESQRTDEGRAAHRAYREQRRIALTSSAKLDVLWRVLLEHREDRSIVFTDDNETVYTLARRLLLPALTHHTPVPERKALLAAFASGELTVLLTSRVLNEGVDVPEARVGIVLSGSGSVREHVQRLGRILRQRPGKRALLYEVCSAQTAEASISERRRQHRAYQEGPGEPC is encoded by the coding sequence ATGGCGACCGAACTCCACTTCGATTGCGGCACCCTCGTGGCGCCCACGCTGCCCGATGACGGGGCCCTGCGGGGGCTGTTCCAACGGGATGCGCGCACCGGGGTGTACCGGACGGAGGCCCGGCACTACCGGGACGTGGTGCTGCGGCTGCGCGCGCTGGAGGCCCCCTACGAGGACCGGGCCCGGCGCTTCGAGCCGCTGGAGGTGGCGCTCACGGCCCCGGTGGAGCCCTACCCCCACCAACAGGCGGCGCTGGAGGCCTGGAGTCAGGCGGGCGGACGCGGGCTGGTGGAGCTGCCCACCGGCGCGGGCAAGACGCTGCTCGCGGTGCTGGCGATCGCGCGCATCCAGCGCCCCACCCTGGTGGTCGTCCCCACGCTGGACCTGATGACGCAGTGGCAGGGCGTGCTCTCGCGCCACCTGGGCGTGCCCGTGGGCATGCTGGGCGGCGGGGTGAGTGACCGGCGCCCCATCACGGTGACGACGTACGACTCGGCGGCGATGCAGACCGAGTTCCACGGCAACCACTTCGGCCTGCTCGTGTGCGACGAGTGCCACCACCTGCCGGCGCCCAGCTACCGCTTCATCGCCGAGGGCTCGCTGGCGCCCTACCGGCTGGGCCTCACCGCCACGCTGGAGCGCACCGACGGGGGCGAGCGCGTGTGCGAGGAGCTGCTCGGGCCGCTCGTGCACCGCACCGACATCCGCGAGTTGCAGGGGCGCTACCTGGCCCCGTACGAGGTGCGCCGGATCGAAGTGCCCCTCACCGCCGAGGAGCAGCCGCGCTACGACGAGGCGCGGGCGCGCTACCTGGCCTTCATCCGCGCGCGCGGCATCCGCTTCGACGTGCCCGAGGGCTGGGCGCGCTTCCTCGCGGAGAGCCAGCGCACGGACGAGGGCCGCGCGGCCCACCGCGCCTACCGGGAGCAGCGCCGCATCGCCCTCACCTCCAGCGCGAAGCTGGACGTGCTCTGGCGCGTGCTGCTCGAGCACCGCGAGGACCGGAGCATCGTCTTCACCGACGACAACGAGACGGTGTACACGCTCGCGCGGCGGCTGCTGCTGCCCGCGCTCACGCACCACACGCCCGTGCCCGAGCGCAAGGCGCTGCTCGCCGCGTTCGCCAGCGGGGAGCTCACGGTGCTGCTCACCTCGCGGGTGCTCAACGAGGGCGTGGACGTGCCCGAGGCGCGCGTGGGCATCGTGCTCAGCGGCAGCGGCAGCGTGCGCGAGCACGTGCAGCGCCTGGGCCGCATCCTGCGCCAGCGCCCCGGCAAGCGCGCCCTCCTGTACGAGGTGTGCTCGGCGCAGACGGCCGAGGCCTCCATCAGCGAGCGGCGGCGCCAGCACCGCGCCTACCAGGAAGGCCCGGGGGAGCCATGCTGA
- a CDS encoding DNA-binding response regulator: MRRILILSPHRPSRELLSRLLAQPDLSVVAMADADELLEALADEEPALVVVDARRPDEDAPLMLGLLKRRYPRQPLITLVPGRLRVFDGGEERVREVHDGSAEALHFLLAELQRATRDLLAQHLLRVLRPPIGEA; this comes from the coding sequence ATGCGCCGCATCCTCATCCTGAGTCCTCATCGGCCCTCCCGGGAGTTGTTGTCCCGCCTGCTGGCGCAGCCGGACCTGTCCGTGGTCGCCATGGCGGACGCGGATGAACTGCTGGAGGCGCTCGCGGACGAGGAGCCCGCCCTGGTGGTGGTGGACGCGCGCCGGCCGGACGAGGACGCCCCCTTGATGTTGGGACTGCTCAAGCGGCGCTACCCGCGCCAGCCCCTCATCACCCTGGTGCCGGGCCGCCTGCGGGTCTTCGACGGCGGGGAGGAGCGGGTGCGCGAGGTCCACGACGGCTCGGCCGAGGCGCTGCACTTCCTGCTCGCGGAGCTGCAGCGCGCCACGCGGGACCTGCTCGCCCAGCACCTGCTGCGGGTGCTGCGTCCGCCCATCGGCGAGGCCTGA
- a CDS encoding alpha/beta fold hydrolase, with product MSFQPTPAFVPATGLGSPHAQTIYASLVRPTLAPPLKRERWELPDGDFVDLDSFDGPSGAPHVVTLHGLEGSSRSGYITAILRGAADRGWGATAINFRSCGGESNRLARSYHSGDIHDALSVMLHLRQRLTGPLYAVGFSLGANVLLRVLEETGDATPITAAAAVSAPYDLSACAHALDAPGPFARLYRQRFLRTLKAKAREKLLRFPGAFDAQALMRVNTIRGFDDVVTAPLHGFRDAAHYYAEASSGPHLHRIRRPTLLLSAEDDPMIPAATHPRDLGANPLVHPVVTARGGHVGFVSGSAWAPVFWGEAQVLAFFAAQK from the coding sequence GTGTCCTTCCAACCCACCCCTGCCTTCGTCCCCGCGACGGGCCTCGGTTCGCCCCACGCGCAGACCATCTACGCCTCGCTCGTGCGTCCCACGCTCGCGCCGCCCCTCAAGCGCGAGCGCTGGGAATTGCCCGACGGGGACTTCGTCGACCTGGACTCCTTCGACGGCCCCTCGGGGGCCCCGCACGTGGTGACCCTGCACGGGCTCGAGGGCTCCTCGCGCTCGGGCTACATCACCGCCATCCTGCGCGGCGCGGCCGACCGGGGCTGGGGCGCCACCGCCATCAACTTCCGCTCCTGTGGGGGCGAGAGCAACCGGCTCGCGCGCTCCTACCACTCGGGCGACATCCACGACGCGCTCTCCGTCATGCTCCACCTGCGCCAGCGGCTCACCGGTCCGCTCTACGCGGTGGGCTTCTCGCTCGGCGCCAACGTGCTGCTGCGCGTGCTGGAGGAGACGGGGGACGCCACGCCCATCACCGCCGCCGCCGCCGTGAGCGCGCCCTACGACTTGAGCGCCTGCGCCCACGCGCTCGACGCGCCGGGGCCCTTCGCGCGCCTCTACCGCCAGCGCTTCCTGCGCACCCTCAAGGCCAAGGCCCGCGAGAAGCTCTTGCGCTTTCCCGGCGCCTTCGACGCCCAGGCGCTCATGCGCGTGAACACCATCCGGGGCTTCGACGACGTCGTCACCGCGCCCCTGCATGGCTTCCGCGACGCGGCGCACTACTACGCCGAGGCCTCCTCGGGCCCGCACCTGCACCGCATCCGGCGTCCCACCCTGCTGCTGAGCGCCGAGGATGATCCGATGATTCCGGCCGCCACCCACCCGCGGGACCTGGGCGCCAACCCCCTCGTCCACCCGGTGGTGACCGCCCGGGGAGGTCATGTCGGTTTCGTGTCCGGCAGCGCCTGGGCTCCCGTCTTCTGGGGAGAGGCCCAGGTGCTGGCCTTCTTCGCCGCCCAAAAGTGA
- a CDS encoding YkgJ family cysteine cluster protein produces the protein MDCTRCGACCVAPDIAALDKPLGLRCPHLGADNLCTVYDRRPQVCRDYAADEVCRRIDAPTLEERVHKYLVLFELTDEARRVRESGCSSMRRARSG, from the coding sequence ATGGACTGCACCCGCTGTGGCGCCTGTTGCGTGGCGCCAGACATCGCCGCGCTCGACAAGCCCCTGGGCCTGCGCTGCCCCCACCTGGGCGCCGACAACCTGTGCACGGTGTATGACCGGCGGCCCCAGGTCTGCCGCGACTACGCGGCGGACGAGGTGTGCCGGCGCATCGACGCGCCCACGCTCGAGGAGCGGGTGCACAAGTACCTGGTGCTCTTCGAGCTGACGGACGAAGCGCGGCGGGTGCGCGAGAGCGGGTGTTCCTCCATGCGGCGCGCCCGCTCCGGGTGA